The Lolium perenne isolate Kyuss_39 chromosome 6, Kyuss_2.0, whole genome shotgun sequence genome segment TGTAGCTTGGACAAAAGGACAAGCAGCTCAAACAGGTTCCCAGGTCCTAGGAGAATTCATAAATACCGTTTATAGAACCAACTCATTCAAAAGATAATTTTCGAAAACCTCACTCCAAGGTGACATGATATGCACAATACTACTCTTATTGACATTCAAACGAAGACTTCAACTATTGACCAACTATCTTAGAATCATCTTTAATGTATTTGGCTACTTACTATCCTAAGACTGGATAAGAGCCGACTATGTTACTATTATATATATTGTTTCGGCTAAATCGTCTTTCTGGATATTTTTTTCTTGAACACACGCCTAAGCGTGTGAGGCGTGTGCCCTTATATGTCTTTCTGGATATTTACTTATCACAGTTTGCCTGGCGTTTGGGTCCATTGACCAATGTGTGAGACAAGACCCTAGAGAGGCAAGCTGCAGCAGGTACATTGTATGATATGCTAAAAGAAGATATCCAAGCTCTTTACTGCCACGTGCAAGAATTTTCATTTTCATCTTAATGTCTCAAGAGAGCTTCCCGACCTTGCATAAGTTTTTTTCGATAAGTGTTGTGGCACTAGAATCTAGCCATTCGTAGTTTGTTTCTGGAATAATTGGATATGCATATTTGCATTCGTCTAAATATTACTGGATAATCTTTATTGATGACTCATACCACAATTGTCAGTGATTTTTTAAGCAGCAACCTGAGAATTTTCCCATGAACTTAatgatggtgtggtcactttgggtGGCTGTGTAGCTAGGACTTGTGCTGCCTTTATTGGTAGCTGATGATGAGAGAATATACATCTGTTTATTTGACTGATGAGTCCTTGATTTTGCATTGCTGTTGAATGTCAATGCAAGCTACTTCTTTTACTTGAAAATGCATGTCTTTTTTATGCCCAGGGGCACAAAAGTTTTTTCATGGATCTAAAAATTGTACGGACTACTATTTTTCAAAGCTGACAATATATCTGAGATGCAACTCCTGTAAATTGCGAACAGTGGCCTTACTGGGTGATATATTTTGAGCTCATACGCCATGCTCTGGTGGTTGTGGGCATATTTTAATCCTATTAACTAACCACATGATGTCTGCAAGATTGGATTGATCTTAACAAGGCACCTGCTATCTACTTGCACATGCATAGACCTTACATTCCGTAGATACTAATCACCTGTTCTCTGCTACTACAAAAAATTGGGGAGATAATCCATAATTTATGctccgagagagaaagagagagggagggagagagagaagggTGGTTGGGCACTGTGCAAGCTGCACTGTTTGAATTCTTTTGCATTCAGTGTTTGAATTAAGTTTAAGTTTGCATTAATATGTCATCAGGTCCTAGATGGAGTTAAATGTATAAACTGATCGTACTCATTATGATTTATTTTTTATCTCAACAATATGCCACCAAGAACATTTTGTCTGACAGTAAACCTCCATTGGTGCTGCAGATCAGTTCATTGACAGGAAACCTCCAGGAACATTTCTCTGACAATAGTCTACAAtggttgttggtggagttcgggcTGATTGGCTTCATGGGCTCCATCCTTGGCATTCCCTTCATCaggttcatctttgatttgactgATTTAGCTATTGATAGCTGCTGATGGTATTATTGCCATTGATGGCTGCTACTGGTATTAAATCACGTGCTGATGCAGATACGACCCTAGAGATGGAGCTGGCTTGAGGCTGCAGCTGGATGTTGAAGTCGGAGCTGTGGAGGCTGGTGGCGGAGACCGGTGGAGCTGGAGATGGCCATTCTTCTCCGGTGATTCTGCTATGTGCTATTGAGCGGTGCCTTTGCCGGCGGCCTCGAGCCGAAAGGTGGAGCCAGAGCGCCTGCACCAGAAGTATGGCCCGTGCTGCCGGCGCTGCTGGGGTCCTCGCGGCACGCAGAGGGGCGGCTGCGCGGCGAGGCAAGCGCGGGTGGAGAGGGTCGGCGGCGCAATGCAGGTGGAGGAGTTGGGCGGTGAGGATGGTTGGGATCTAAGATGGGGTGGCACAGAGGGCCTGTGATCAATCACGAGCGAGCTGGGGTCTTCTACAATCACGACCTAGGACCTGCGATGCGGCGGCCCAGAGGAGGGCCtgggagcttgtggaggacggaaGACAGAGCTGCTGACCGCGGAGGAGGACGGATGCAGAGGGGCGACGGTGACTCGATTTAAATTGCAGGGCCATGCACGAGAAGTTCTGAATGAGTGAGGTCGTTTCAGTACGTCTTCATTTCTTATCCTTGCAGAAATTAGAACGCCAATGAATCTTAAATAGTTCAAAATACACTATGCCTTCATAAATTAGAATGCCAAAGTAGATTTCTTACGACAAATTTTGAGCCATGTCCATGTGACGCGAGGTACTTCATCATCTACATTTACTCTGTTTTTCTCTCTGGCCATAAATTGCAGAAAAATGATAATGTTGTCTGTATTTACCAAAACAAACCTTGTGCTTATCGCATGGATGTATAATGGTGGTGTTAGCTGCAGCCAAATCGTTGAATTCACTGGTGCCTACACTTTTATGAATTATGCAGTCTGAGATTGGTGATTAGCTCATACAGTTATAGTATATTATACCCTATATAATTGCTAAACAGTTTAGCTAACCTGATAGTAATTTGGGTCCTGTTGATGCGTAATTTTTTCCAATATTATACCGACGCGTGCACCTCCAGGTAACATAGATTGCTGTTTCATttacattttcttttgtttttttcctAGATGAGCAACCGGATACCGGCTATGAGGCTTCCTTCCCGGTAACAAGGCCTCTtaccttttttattttttctttgtaGCCTGACACATCGCGAAGAAGCGGTCGCCGCTTAACCGGCGAGTCGACCGAGACGTTTCTTCTTCACTTTCCTTCGGTGTGCCCAGCTTCTTCTCcaggtccccccccccccccccccgagttgCCATGGGGTGGTGCCCccgctccccccccccccccccccgagatgCCATGGCAGCTCCACGCCATCATCCGTCATCGCTGCCGCCATCACGggaggtcgccgccgccttctcctcccccTCTCTCGATTTGGATCTTGGAGACGGAGCATTCTTGGTTGATTGGCTTTCTCCTCTGACCCTCCTCCTGATCTCCACCCCTATCTCAACCAGGTACTCCGCCGTGCCTTCTATGACACACTCCATCAAAATTGAGGCACCGGCCTCCTCTCAGCAGGAATCGATGCTGCTCCTTGGCGGACGGGCCAAATCCCCATCGAGTTCATCCAGAAGCTCCTTGACCGTGCGCTGGTTCGCTACGCCCCCGTGGTCGGCCTCCTCGAGGATATCCTCACCATGGCGTGCACCTGTGAGGGTGTGTCGTTTCATGACGACGATGGCGAGCTGCTCAATGGCGGATCCCTGAAGGCGTGCCGTTCTCGATGGGCCTCCTGGACAACTGCACCATCAAATCTCCTGGGCGGACGCTTGGGGATTCGACTGCGCCGGTGATGGAGATGGGACAGGACCCGACGCGGATGGAGGTCCCTGATGTCGCGCTTGATGTCCACCATGGAGCGGCTGCAGGAAAGCACGGCGGGGGAGCAGCGGAGTTCATGCTCACGGGTTGGTTCGCCCTTACCTGGTGGTTGTGATGCTTTTCGTCAACGATTGGTGGATTAGTGGCACTAGACAGTCCCCGTCTGCAGCGACAGGTACCTCCACGAGCTGTAACCTCTCTCTTTCCTCATATGTGTGTATGGTCTTAATGCTTCCGTTCGATTTACTTATCGATACATTTTAGTCAATGTGGAGGTCGCCCAATTAAATGGTTGTTCATGCAGAAGTCAGGTTCTAGTAAGTAGTATATGGTATTTTGTTATTTCCAAGTATATAGTTACAAGTTACAACTAGGCGGTGTATTGCACTTTTCTTTCTGAAATCTGCACTTTACTGTTCATCATCTGCCACTGGACATGCTATGCTTGAACGTTAGGTTTTTGCCTCTTGCATGTTCTTTGACAAGCAATAGAGTAGACCTGACCTGTCACTCTACATTTGCATTGCAGTGTACTGAGAGTCGACAGTTTGGATGGTATGCATTGTCAGCTATGAACGTATAGCCTAATAGCTGCAGCATGGTTATGAAATTTTAAGTACTCTACCAAAAAGGGGACTACGGGCTTCAACATCAGTAAATTAATTAGGAAATAACACTTCCAAGATCATCTACTGCCACCAAGTTCATGTAGATCAAATGTTCATAGCCATCAGCAGGTAAACACCGTGAACATCAAACATATTTGATTTCAATACTAATTACGAATATTTATGACAAATATTGCTTCCAAAAACTTCAAGGTGCATGAATTCAGAGGCCGGACGTGATGGAAAA includes the following:
- the LOC127305625 gene encoding uncharacterized protein, with protein sequence MKERDQDHQSCCGLLKKVCDILVVSPRDNRHAALIILQPRRTCFLKNRRVVFIMNVKPGNLPDVMPAGMISSLTGNLQEHFSDNSLQWLLVEFGLIGFMGSILGIPFIRYDPRDGAGLRLQLDVEVGAVEAGGGDRWSWRWPFFSGDSAMCY